One genomic segment of bacterium includes these proteins:
- the ffh gene encoding signal recognition particle protein, translating into MFESLSDRLQEIIKTTSGQSQLTEENIADALREVRRALLEADVSLKAVKSFISNIKDKAEGQEVLKSVTPGQQLVKVVYDELKDLLGGENKPLSTDGKPNIIMLFGLQGSGKTTTAAKLGLRLRKNGRNPLMVAADVYRPAAIKQLQSLGKQVNIPVFTIEGSTDVRQIATSAIEHAKENGYNTVIVDTAGRLQIDTSLMAELVIVDRLLEPAEKLLVIDSMMGQEAVNVAQTFNEQLDVTGLVLTKLDGDARGGAALSVVHATGKPIKFAGMGEKLDALEPFYPDRMAQRILGMGDILSLVEKAQENFDISQAKELEKKMRTKDFSLEDFMKMQKQMKALGSIDQILGMLPIPGISKNDREQIAHAGEGQLKKIEAMVSSMTVKERQKPEILNANRRRRIATGSGVQVQDLNRFLKEFEKMKVMMKKMADITKTGKMPFGMKNPQAMMKNMQNNGGKFRGF; encoded by the coding sequence ATGTTTGAAAGTTTATCAGACCGCTTGCAGGAAATAATAAAAACAACCTCGGGTCAAAGTCAATTAACAGAAGAAAATATCGCAGATGCTCTTAGAGAAGTCCGAAGAGCGCTGCTTGAAGCTGATGTAAGCTTGAAGGCCGTTAAATCTTTTATTTCCAATATAAAAGACAAAGCCGAAGGTCAGGAAGTTTTAAAAAGTGTAACACCGGGACAACAGCTCGTTAAAGTCGTTTATGACGAACTCAAAGACCTTTTGGGCGGAGAAAACAAACCTCTTTCCACAGATGGCAAACCTAATATTATTATGCTTTTTGGTCTTCAAGGTTCAGGTAAAACAACTACAGCCGCCAAACTCGGCTTAAGACTCAGAAAAAACGGCAGAAACCCTTTAATGGTTGCGGCTGATGTCTATAGACCGGCGGCTATTAAACAACTTCAATCTCTGGGAAAACAAGTAAATATTCCTGTATTTACAATAGAAGGAAGTACTGACGTCAGGCAAATAGCGACTTCTGCGATAGAACACGCAAAAGAAAACGGATACAATACGGTAATTGTCGATACAGCAGGGCGATTGCAGATTGACACAAGCCTTATGGCAGAGTTGGTAATTGTAGACAGGCTTCTTGAACCTGCGGAAAAGCTTCTTGTGATTGACTCAATGATGGGTCAGGAAGCCGTAAACGTTGCGCAGACTTTTAACGAGCAGCTTGATGTTACAGGACTTGTTTTGACAAAACTTGACGGTGATGCCAGGGGCGGCGCAGCTTTAAGCGTTGTTCATGCGACAGGAAAACCTATAAAATTTGCCGGCATGGGTGAAAAACTGGATGCACTTGAACCTTTTTATCCCGACAGGATGGCTCAAAGAATACTCGGAATGGGCGATATTCTTAGCCTCGTTGAAAAAGCGCAGGAAAATTTTGATATTTCTCAAGCAAAAGAACTTGAGAAAAAAATGCGGACAAAAGATTTTTCTCTTGAAGATTTCATGAAAATGCAAAAACAAATGAAGGCTTTAGGTTCGATTGACCAGATTCTAGGGATGCTACCCATTCCGGGAATTTCCAAAAACGACAGGGAACAAATTGCCCATGCAGGAGAAGGTCAGCTTAAAAAAATTGAAGCGATGGTCAGCAGTATGACCGTAAAAGAAAGACAAAAACCCGAAATACTTAACGCTAACAGAAGAAGAAGAATCGCAACAGGCAGCGGCGTTCAAGTTCAAGACCTGAACAGGTTTTTAAAAGAATTTGAAAAAATGAAAGTAATGATGAAAAAAATGGCAGATATTACAAAAACCGGAAAAATGCCTTTTGGTATGAAAAACCCTCAAGCCATGATGAAAAACATGCAAAATAACGGCGGAAAATTCAGGGGCTTTTAA
- a CDS encoding response regulator transcription factor, with product MTQNNETPNEIQDRERILVVDDEASIRRILETRLKMVGYEVFTAADGEEAIESYQKNNPDLVILDVMMPKMDGYGVTREIRKTSETPIIILTALGDVSERITGLELGADDYVIKPFSPKELEARVKAVLRRVNHREDLPGGKITKNVITTGNIRIDTSRRQVYRKNERIRLTGMEFSLLELLVGNSGQPFSRNEILQYVWSYPADHRIDTRVVDVHISRLRSKLEVDPANPELILTARGIGYMFQRIS from the coding sequence ATGACACAAAATAACGAAACACCAAACGAGATTCAGGATCGTGAACGAATCCTGGTAGTTGATGATGAAGCAAGTATCAGAAGAATACTTGAAACCAGACTTAAAATGGTAGGTTATGAAGTATTTACAGCTGCAGACGGGGAAGAAGCAATTGAATCTTATCAAAAAAATAACCCTGATCTGGTAATACTGGACGTTATGATGCCCAAGATGGATGGATACGGAGTTACAAGAGAAATCAGAAAAACCTCAGAAACTCCTATTATTATTCTCACGGCATTGGGAGATGTATCAGAACGTATTACAGGACTTGAACTTGGTGCTGATGATTATGTCATCAAACCGTTTAGTCCAAAAGAGCTTGAAGCACGTGTTAAAGCAGTTCTTAGAAGAGTCAATCATCGTGAAGACTTGCCCGGCGGCAAAATCACCAAAAATGTTATTACTACCGGAAATATTAGAATTGACACAAGCAGACGTCAGGTTTACCGCAAAAATGAACGCATCAGACTCACGGGAATGGAATTCAGTTTGCTTGAACTGTTAGTCGGCAATTCCGGTCAACCATTCTCAAGAAACGAAATTCTTCAGTACGTATGGTCATATCCGGCTGATCACAGAATTGATACAAGAGTTGTAGATGTTCATATCAGCAGGCTCAGATCAAAACTGGAAGTTGACCCGGCTAATCCCGAACTTATTCTTACGGCTCGCGGAATCGGTTACATGTTTCAGAGAATCAGCTAA
- a CDS encoding putative peptidoglycan glycosyltransferase FtsW has translation MSVVKKRNARIKNLKTQIGETKINENAEVVGPPDTMLIIIILSLIIFGIMAIFSAGAPEGAEIYHNPAYFPIKHIAAVTVGLILLVITSKINYKIWRPWTMPIAIVVTLLTLATLIPGIGRTDYGSSRWLMGLPVQPSEFAKIATILLVSSAITNSKNLFSRKMMEHLLIVGVLIVIVLKQPNLSIAVILTLITVSLLLVGGASFRLISGVGLSAVSLLLVFGIENLMHGYQMKRITGWLDPWSDPQGIGYNIIQSLYAIGSGGFFGVGYGMSRQKLFWLPFCYTDFIFAVICEEFGFVGAILLIGLFLAFIYRGFFIANKCTNHFGKLLAFGITFSLAVQAFINIAVATGVFPVTGVTLPLISHGGTSTVVTLGMLGILLNISKKRIKKILPNEENYVRIR, from the coding sequence ATGTCCGTAGTAAAAAAACGCAACGCTAGAATAAAAAATTTAAAAACGCAAATAGGTGAAACTAAAATTAATGAAAACGCAGAAGTGGTCGGTCCTCCTGATACTATGCTGATTATCATTATACTTTCGCTAATAATTTTCGGGATAATGGCAATTTTCAGTGCAGGCGCTCCGGAAGGGGCGGAAATTTATCATAATCCTGCTTATTTTCCGATAAAACACATTGCAGCAGTTACAGTAGGACTTATTTTACTTGTAATAACTTCTAAAATAAATTATAAAATATGGCGGCCATGGACAATGCCAATCGCTATTGTAGTAACGCTTTTGACGCTAGCGACATTAATTCCCGGCATCGGACGAACTGATTATGGTTCATCAAGATGGCTTATGGGTCTACCGGTTCAGCCGTCAGAATTTGCCAAAATAGCAACTATTTTGCTGGTTTCTTCAGCAATAACAAACAGCAAAAATTTGTTCAGCAGAAAAATGATGGAACACCTGTTAATAGTCGGTGTCTTGATAGTAATAGTTTTAAAGCAGCCTAATTTAAGCATAGCTGTGATTTTGACATTAATAACAGTTTCACTGCTTCTTGTAGGGGGCGCATCATTCAGGCTTATAAGCGGAGTCGGGCTTAGTGCAGTTTCTTTGCTGCTTGTCTTTGGCATAGAAAACCTTATGCACGGCTACCAGATGAAAAGGATAACAGGTTGGCTTGATCCATGGTCTGATCCGCAGGGTATCGGCTATAATATCATTCAGTCTTTATACGCAATCGGATCGGGCGGATTTTTCGGGGTAGGTTATGGAATGTCCCGACAAAAGCTTTTCTGGCTTCCATTTTGTTATACGGATTTTATTTTTGCGGTAATTTGCGAAGAATTCGGGTTCGTAGGGGCAATATTGCTTATCGGACTCTTTCTGGCGTTTATTTACAGGGGATTTTTTATTGCGAACAAATGCACAAACCACTTCGGAAAGCTTTTAGCGTTCGGAATCACTTTTTCTCTTGCAGTTCAGGCATTTATTAATATTGCGGTTGCAACGGGTGTCTTCCCTGTAACAGGTGTAACCCTGCCTTTAATTAGTCATGGCGGAACTTCAACGGTTGTTACCCTCGGAATGTTAGGGATTTTGCTGAATATTTCTAAGAAAAGAATCAAAAAAATCCTGCCTAATGAGGAAAATTATGTCCGAATCAGGTAG
- a CDS encoding Mur ligase domain-containing protein — MKLTIEEIIEATDGEIIFNKCNFGKIGICTDSRKIKEDEIFLPLSGENFDGHDYINEALKQGCIGYFINKDHYNKAQNYYNPTKLIILVDDTKEAYLKLSNFVKKK; from the coding sequence TTGAAATTAACTATTGAAGAAATTATTGAAGCAACAGACGGCGAAATTATTTTTAATAAGTGTAATTTTGGAAAAATCGGTATTTGTACGGACTCCAGAAAAATTAAAGAAGATGAAATATTTTTACCTTTGTCGGGAGAAAATTTTGACGGGCATGATTATATCAATGAAGCTTTAAAACAGGGTTGTATTGGCTATTTTATCAATAAAGACCACTATAATAAGGCTCAAAACTATTATAACCCTACAAAATTAATAATATTAGTTGATGATACAAAAGAAGCGTATTTGAAACTTTCTAATTTTGTAAAAAAAAAATAG
- the murD gene encoding UDP-N-acetylmuramoyl-L-alanine--D-glutamate ligase, with protein sequence MKRKWFNVDVTVLGLSLSGIAAAKYLASQGANCTISEKRLASSDDNDKINELEKLGIKVETGGNNEETILNSDVIITSPGIPPHSEVYKLIKKHKIETFGEIDLAYKETNVPFIAITGTNGKTTTTKLLSEMLTNSGLKAPACGNIGLPPTSLLEEDGIDYFVAEVSSYQIATNPTFKPQIAVFINYTPDHIDWHGNEKEYFNAKADLFVRRQPTWSVLNACDFKIAYLKLEMDSNVYFFGREAEDKCVFVKENKILIKDKNKKIIEVINLDEIPLKGKHNLENIMSAIAVAHIAGVDAEIIKSTIKNFSPPEHRIEYVETIDGIEYYNDSKATNCDSTICALRAFENKKVVLIAGGRDKGTDLTEFCDEVNKHANAVILIGEASDRFEEALIKSGFNNIYKKRTFEEAIDSAGKLNLGSVLLSPACASFDMFKNFEERGQIFKSYVRSKKTQR encoded by the coding sequence ATGAAAAGAAAATGGTTTAATGTTGATGTAACGGTTCTCGGGCTTTCTTTAAGCGGGATTGCTGCCGCCAAATATCTTGCTTCGCAGGGGGCAAATTGCACAATCAGCGAAAAAAGATTAGCCTCATCAGATGATAACGATAAAATCAACGAACTTGAAAAGCTCGGGATAAAAGTAGAAACTGGCGGCAACAACGAAGAAACTATTTTAAATTCCGATGTAATAATCACAAGCCCCGGTATTCCTCCGCACTCAGAGGTTTATAAGCTTATAAAAAAACATAAAATCGAGACATTCGGGGAGATTGACCTTGCTTATAAAGAAACAAATGTCCCGTTTATAGCAATTACAGGCACAAACGGAAAAACTACAACCACAAAACTTTTATCGGAAATGCTTACAAACAGCGGTCTTAAAGCTCCGGCATGCGGAAATATCGGTCTGCCTCCAACTTCGCTGCTGGAAGAAGACGGTATTGATTATTTTGTAGCAGAAGTCAGCTCATACCAAATAGCGACAAACCCAACGTTTAAGCCGCAGATAGCTGTTTTTATCAATTACACCCCTGACCATATTGACTGGCATGGCAATGAAAAAGAATATTTTAATGCAAAAGCTGATTTGTTCGTAAGAAGGCAGCCAACATGGTCTGTTTTGAACGCCTGTGATTTTAAAATTGCGTATTTAAAGCTCGAAATGGATTCAAACGTCTATTTTTTCGGCAGGGAAGCAGAAGACAAATGCGTTTTTGTGAAAGAAAATAAAATTCTTATTAAAGACAAAAATAAAAAAATTATTGAAGTCATAAATTTAGACGAAATACCGTTAAAGGGAAAACATAACCTTGAAAATATAATGTCTGCAATAGCTGTAGCACATATTGCGGGAGTAGATGCCGAAATAATCAAATCAACAATCAAAAACTTTTCTCCACCCGAGCACAGGATTGAATATGTAGAGACAATAGACGGCATTGAATACTATAACGACTCTAAAGCAACGAATTGTGATTCTACAATATGTGCTTTAAGGGCTTTTGAGAATAAAAAAGTAGTTCTTATTGCAGGAGGCAGGGACAAAGGAACAGATTTAACAGAATTTTGCGATGAAGTCAATAAACATGCAAATGCTGTTATTTTAATAGGAGAAGCTTCTGACAGATTTGAAGAAGCATTAATTAAGTCAGGATTCAATAATATTTATAAAAAAAGAACATTTGAAGAAGCTATAGATTCAGCAGGAAAACTTAATCTCGGGTCAGTCCTGCTTTCACCGGCATGTGCAAGCTTTGATATGTTCAAAAACTTTGAAGAAAGGGGACAAATATTTAAAAGTTATGTCCGTAGTAAAAAAACGCAACGCTAG
- the ftsY gene encoding signal recognition particle-docking protein FtsY, with product MFNIFKKFVKKEENENLQEQTQVDFEEEIQPEEVVFVEKNDEEVAPQEDNLNFTQTPVQDVEAEQVFQTETEEVSRGLFGISFAGLKEAVSKTSEFFNTNILSLGAGKEEIDDDLLDQMEEKLIRADVGVDTTVYIIERLRENKNKIKPDKLGEYLKNEFKDIIKAPGSNNLIFKSGQLNTFLITGVNGAGKTTLIGKLAYRFKLQGKKVLVAAGDTFRAAAEDQLEIWADRAGADIVRQDGADPASVVFDSIKKARSENYDILLIDTAGRLHNKFNLMEELRKIKKVIDKEAAESLVESILVLDATTGQNGLKQAEVFKEAVDITSVGLTKLDGTAKGGVILGIAKELNLPVKLIGVGEKMEDLRDFSADDFIEALF from the coding sequence ATGTTTAATATATTCAAAAAATTTGTAAAAAAAGAAGAAAATGAAAATCTTCAAGAGCAAACGCAGGTTGATTTTGAAGAAGAAATTCAGCCTGAAGAAGTTGTATTTGTTGAAAAAAATGACGAAGAAGTAGCACCTCAGGAAGACAATTTAAATTTTACGCAAACACCTGTCCAGGATGTTGAAGCAGAACAGGTTTTTCAGACTGAAACTGAAGAAGTATCCAGAGGACTTTTCGGAATTTCTTTTGCGGGATTAAAAGAGGCTGTTTCAAAAACAAGTGAATTTTTTAATACGAATATTCTTTCGCTTGGTGCGGGAAAAGAAGAAATTGACGATGATTTGCTTGATCAAATGGAAGAAAAGCTTATACGCGCAGATGTTGGAGTCGATACAACGGTTTATATAATCGAAAGACTCAGAGAAAACAAAAATAAAATTAAGCCCGACAAATTAGGCGAATATTTAAAAAACGAATTTAAGGACATAATAAAAGCCCCCGGCTCGAATAATTTGATTTTTAAATCAGGACAGCTCAATACCTTCCTGATTACGGGTGTAAACGGTGCAGGGAAAACAACATTAATCGGCAAACTTGCTTATAGATTCAAACTTCAGGGAAAAAAAGTTCTGGTAGCCGCAGGGGATACTTTTAGGGCTGCTGCCGAAGACCAGCTGGAAATTTGGGCAGACAGGGCAGGCGCTGATATAGTCAGACAGGATGGAGCCGATCCGGCTTCTGTTGTGTTCGACTCTATCAAGAAAGCCCGAAGCGAAAATTATGATATTTTGTTGATAGATACCGCAGGAAGACTCCATAACAAATTCAATCTTATGGAAGAGCTGAGAAAAATCAAAAAAGTTATCGACAAAGAAGCCGCAGAATCTCTCGTTGAGTCAATTCTTGTTTTAGATGCGACAACAGGACAAAACGGGCTTAAACAGGCGGAAGTTTTTAAGGAAGCTGTTGATATAACCTCTGTAGGACTTACAAAACTTGACGGCACAGCAAAAGGCGGAGTTATTTTAGGAATTGCAAAAGAATTGAATTTGCCTGTCAAACTCATAGGAGTTGGCGAAAAAATGGAAGATTTAAGAGATTTCAGCGCCGATGACTTCATCGAGGCATTGTTTTAA
- a CDS encoding HNH endonuclease, whose protein sequence is MDFKFEKFNKNITNEELIEDLKKIAGILNKNTLSINEYNEIGKGKYDSKTLTRRFGSWNKALNAANLDLTLEMNIKEEELFLNMYNLWIKIGRQPRRREMRKPLSKYSESAYIRSFGSWNLALEKFIEYISAGININYIESQDLNENKLISINNEIIHQHKTKRDPNWRLRFLVMRRDDFKCLMCGKAPANYSGVELHIDHIIPWSRGGETVIENLQTLCSVCNIGKSNLT, encoded by the coding sequence ATGGATTTTAAATTTGAAAAATTTAATAAAAATATTACAAATGAAGAACTTATTGAAGATTTAAAAAAAATCGCAGGCATTTTAAATAAAAATACCTTATCAATAAATGAATATAATGAAATAGGCAAAGGGAAATATGATAGTAAAACATTAACAAGAAGATTTGGAAGTTGGAATAAGGCTCTAAACGCTGCAAACCTTGATTTAACATTAGAAATGAACATAAAGGAAGAAGAACTTTTTCTAAATATGTATAATCTTTGGATAAAGATTGGCAGACAACCGCGGCGTAGAGAAATGCGTAAACCTTTATCAAAATATTCCGAATCAGCTTATATACGAAGTTTTGGAAGTTGGAATTTAGCTCTTGAAAAATTTATAGAATATATTAGTGCTGGAATTAACATTAACTATATTGAATCACAGGATTTAAATGAAAATAAATTAATTTCTATAAATAATGAAATTATTCATCAACATAAAACAAAAAGAGACCCCAATTGGCGATTACGATTTTTAGTTATGCGAAGAGATGATTTTAAATGCTTAATGTGCGGCAAAGCGCCGGCTAATTATTCAGGAGTGGAATTACATATTGACCATATAATTCCTTGGTCTAGAGGAGGAGAAACAGTTATAGAAAATTTGCAAACATTATGTTCTGTTTGTAATATTGGAAAAAGTAATTTAACTTGA
- the nusB gene encoding transcription antitermination factor NusB, whose protein sequence is MDTRRTAARELALLTFSQLSKNITKWENKDIVEIIEKSVESLTKEAEHNLQSSVRELGVIREFVQTYEIDHADNLERPMDASIIPVSIPMTSDMIGRIDMLLDAAEKIYFAMDIVQVAAMSEREDVKKYSVKLAKTFIENKESVDDQIKEHSKGWDVDRLLKIDRDILRISITELLYFDDIPASVSIDEAVELAKKYGTDESSSFINGILRQVYEFKKKLGRRPS, encoded by the coding sequence GTGGATACAAGAAGAACGGCAGCAAGAGAATTAGCCCTATTAACTTTTTCTCAATTAAGTAAAAATATTACTAAATGGGAAAATAAAGACATAGTCGAAATCATAGAAAAATCAGTAGAATCTTTGACAAAAGAAGCCGAACATAATTTACAGTCTTCGGTTAGAGAACTTGGTGTTATCCGTGAGTTTGTACAAACTTATGAAATTGACCATGCTGATAATCTGGAAAGACCTATGGATGCGTCAATAATTCCTGTATCAATCCCCATGACTTCTGATATGATTGGAAGAATTGACATGCTTTTAGATGCGGCAGAAAAAATATATTTTGCTATGGACATAGTTCAGGTGGCTGCTATGTCCGAAAGAGAAGATGTTAAAAAATATTCTGTTAAACTTGCTAAAACATTTATTGAAAATAAAGAAAGTGTAGATGACCAGATAAAAGAGCATTCAAAAGGTTGGGATGTTGACAGGCTTTTAAAAATTGACAGAGATATCCTCAGAATTTCAATAACAGAGCTTTTGTATTTTGATGATATTCCTGCAAGTGTTTCTATAGATGAGGCTGTCGAGCTTGCGAAAAAATACGGTACAGATGAAAGTTCAAGTTTTATTAACGGTATTTTAAGACAGGTCTATGAATTTAAGAAAAAATTAGGCAGACGGCCTTCCTGA
- the murF gene encoding UDP-N-acetylmuramoyl-tripeptide--D-alanyl-D-alanine ligase, with the protein MDPKVIAITGSSGKTTTKEMMFSVLAENFRTHKSILNHNNEIGLCQTLMSMPEDTEFLVVEMGMRGLGEIELLSKYAEPDFAIITNVGTAHIGRLGSLENIAKAKCEIVKYLRPDGTLVAFDDNLIKNFCGQKGRQIFYGKNYQILEITENSIKFLYEENEYELPVNGEFNVINSIAAIEIGKLAGLDAEKIRHGLLKYLPVGERGRVINTDKNLKIIADYYNANPDSMKASITSVISTYPDFEITLVLGDMGELGEYENQLHQEIGEFLSQKSFFQLVTVGEKAKIIADSVKNKNITLKTFMNNKEASVYLKNIRTEKSLILLKASRSMKFEEIAEELQKVKTKA; encoded by the coding sequence ATAGATCCTAAAGTTATAGCAATAACAGGCAGTTCAGGAAAAACTACAACGAAAGAAATGATGTTTTCGGTGCTTGCTGAAAATTTCAGGACGCATAAATCTATTCTGAACCACAATAACGAAATCGGTTTGTGTCAAACTTTAATGTCCATGCCGGAAGATACAGAATTTCTTGTAGTAGAAATGGGCATGCGAGGACTTGGAGAAATCGAACTTTTATCAAAGTATGCTGAACCTGATTTTGCAATAATTACAAATGTAGGAACAGCTCATATAGGCAGGCTTGGAAGCCTTGAAAACATAGCAAAAGCCAAATGCGAAATAGTAAAATACTTGAGACCTGACGGAACACTTGTTGCGTTTGATGATAACTTGATTAAAAATTTCTGCGGCCAAAAAGGCAGGCAGATTTTTTACGGAAAAAATTATCAAATACTTGAAATAACTGAAAATTCCATTAAATTTCTTTATGAAGAAAACGAGTATGAACTTCCCGTAAATGGCGAATTTAACGTCATAAATTCAATTGCGGCAATAGAAATCGGAAAGCTGGCAGGACTGGATGCAGAAAAAATTCGGCATGGACTCTTAAAATATTTACCTGTCGGCGAAAGAGGGCGGGTTATAAATACGGATAAAAATTTAAAAATTATAGCTGACTACTACAATGCAAACCCTGATTCAATGAAAGCTTCCATAACTTCGGTTATTTCCACTTATCCTGATTTTGAAATTACTCTGGTTTTGGGTGATATGGGAGAACTTGGAGAGTATGAAAATCAATTACACCAGGAAATAGGAGAGTTTTTGTCACAAAAAAGCTTTTTTCAGCTTGTTACTGTGGGAGAAAAAGCTAAAATTATTGCTGATTCCGTAAAAAATAAAAATATTACGCTAAAAACTTTTATGAATAATAAAGAAGCATCAGTTTATCTCAAAAATATTCGGACAGAAAAGAGTTTAATTCTCTTAAAAGCTTCAAGAAGTATGAAGTTCGAAGAAATAGCAGAAGAGTTGCAAAAAGTAAAAACTAAAGCGTAA
- the mraY gene encoding phospho-N-acetylmuramoyl-pentapeptide-transferase — MLAGIPYLDFLRKKLYGQFIREDGPASHAKKSGTPTTGGIIIVIPSIIASIVTLVMNRIFNIDCVIILIPFFLYMLLGFNDDYEKITKKQNKGLSARGKLILQTAIALIPALYIALHGNTSVSIFGLTKIDLGYFYPIWAILVIIGASNAVNLTDGLDGLASGTMFFALIACTFISLLLGRNDIAIICMAVSGSCLGFLYYNLNPAKMFMGDTGSMALGGLLGTLAIIGRFELWLLIIGIIFIAETLSVIIQVISFKTTGKRVFKMSPLHHHFELSGWSEKKVVYAFWAIGFVSAVTGIILFKIFNG, encoded by the coding sequence ATGTTAGCAGGCATACCATATCTTGATTTCCTCAGAAAAAAACTTTACGGGCAATTCATCAGAGAAGATGGACCTGCTTCGCATGCTAAAAAATCAGGAACACCCACAACAGGCGGAATAATAATAGTTATTCCATCAATTATAGCCTCTATAGTTACACTTGTGATGAACAGAATCTTCAATATAGACTGTGTTATTATCTTGATTCCATTCTTTTTGTATATGTTGTTAGGGTTTAATGATGATTACGAAAAAATCACCAAAAAACAAAATAAAGGCTTAAGTGCAAGAGGAAAGCTGATTTTACAAACGGCAATAGCTCTTATCCCTGCTTTATACATCGCATTACACGGAAATACTTCTGTTTCGATATTCGGGCTGACTAAAATTGACCTCGGATATTTTTACCCGATATGGGCTATTTTAGTAATAATCGGTGCTTCTAATGCAGTAAACCTTACTGACGGGCTTGACGGGCTTGCTTCAGGGACGATGTTCTTTGCATTAATTGCTTGCACGTTTATATCTTTGCTACTGGGCAGGAACGACATTGCTATTATTTGTATGGCAGTATCCGGCAGTTGTCTGGGATTTTTGTATTACAACTTAAATCCTGCAAAAATGTTTATGGGTGATACAGGCAGTATGGCTCTTGGCGGGCTTTTGGGAACATTAGCTATTATAGGCAGGTTTGAACTGTGGCTTTTAATTATCGGTATAATCTTTATAGCAGAGACTTTATCTGTAATCATTCAGGTTATAAGCTTTAAAACAACAGGAAAAAGAGTCTTTAAAATGAGTCCGCTCCATCATCATTTTGAGTTAAGCGGATGGTCAGAAAAAAAAGTTGTTTATGCTTTTTGGGCAATAGGCTTTGTCAGCGCGGTTACAGGTATAATTTTATTCAAAATATTCAATGGATAA
- a CDS encoding GIY-YIG nuclease family protein: MKQKQYYVYFMVNFEETTLYIGVTSDLERRVYEHKNKLFEGFSKRYNLKKLVYYEIFDDINLAIEKEKYLKGKTRKFKNNLVNNFNPEWKDLINV, encoded by the coding sequence ATGAAGCAAAAACAATATTATGTATACTTTATGGTAAACTTTGAAGAAACGACTCTTTATATAGGAGTAACAAGTGATTTGGAAAGAAGAGTTTACGAGCACAAAAACAAACTCTTCGAAGGATTTTCTAAAAGATATAATTTGAAAAAACTTGTATATTATGAAATATTTGATGATATAAATTTAGCTATAGAAAAAGAAAAATATTTAAAAGGTAAAACACGAAAATTTAAGAATAATTTAGTTAATAATTTTAATCCTGAATGGAAGGATTTAATAAATGTTTGA